The Candidatus Palauibacter soopunensis sequence AATGTCTGGAAGTAGTCCATCATCAGGGAACCGGGGTCGAAACCTCCAGGGCCGCCAATGCCCGCCTCGATGAGATCGAAGACCGTGAAGATGATCGTGAACCAGACGCCGAACTGCAGGTAGAGCTTGGCCTCGGCCCGCCGCCGCTTGCGGAGGATGGCGAACATCGCCAATACCTGGCGGAAGGCGAGCGACAGCGCCCCGCCGGGATCGTTCGTGTAGTAGAACAGCCGCAGCCGGTGCGCCCAGCGGTCGAACCCCCGCAGGATGGGCAGGTTGGAGAGGGCGGTCCAGCGGGTTCCCAACAGGGTGATCGCGATGAGCGCGAGCACGGCGATGATCGGCTCGTAGACGCCGAACCCGCGCGCGAAGGCGCCCATGGACCCGCCCGCCAGCATCATCACGACGGAGTCGGCCACCCGGCGGACGCGCGTCCGCCGCTTGGCGGCCCAGTGCGGCTCCGGAGGGAGCGTCTCCCCCTTGGCGGGCATGAAGGCGAGCTGACGGGGCGCCAGTCCCAGGAACTGCCGCCGCGCCTGATCTTCGTTGAACTTCCGCACCATTCGCGGGATCAGAAGGACGTCCACGAGCCACCACAGCCCCCCACCGCCGAGGGTGAGGAGCATGAGGAAGCCGGTTCCGGGACGGTCGAGGTAGAAGCGGTGGCCGCCGAAGATTCCCGTCAGGAGCCACAGCGGATAGGCGATGCCTTCGCGCTTCGGCCGGTAGCTGTAGAGCTGGTCGAGCACCGCGCGGGAGAAGTCGAGGTCGCCCCTCCCGGGCACCTGCGGCGGGCCGTGATGCAATGCGGAGATCCCGAAGAAGGTGTCGTCGGAAGTCCCGGCGGCGGGGTCTCGTCGCTTCGGCATCGGAGGACGGGGGGCGCGGCGGCGAGCGGCGGCGCTAGAAGGCCACGGGCTCCTTGAAGCGGCCGTACACCTTCTCCAGCACGATCCGGATCTCGCCCAGCGTCGCGTAGGCCCGCACGGCGTCGAGCAGCGGCGGCAGCAGGTTCTCGTCCTCGCGGGCGGCCCGCCCCAGCGTCTCGAGCGCGCGCTCGACCGCGCCGGAATCGCGGCGCGCGCGGAGATCGGCCAGACGCGCCTCCTGCTTCGCGGCCGCCTCCTCCCCGATCCTCAGAATCTCGATCGGAGGCTCCTCCGCATCCTCGAACCGGTTCACGCCCACGATCGTCTGCGTCCCCTTCTCCACCTCGTCCTGGAACCGGCGGGCGGACGCCGCGATCTGCGCCTGGAAGTAGCCGGACTCGATCCCGTACACGACCCCGCCGATGTCGTCGATCTCGCGGAAGATCTCCTCCGCCTCGGCCTCGAGTTCGTCCGTCAGCGACTCGACGAAGTAGGAGCCCGCGAGGGGATCGATCGTGTTCGGGACGCCGGTCT is a genomic window containing:
- a CDS encoding TM2 domain-containing protein; amino-acid sequence: MPKRRDPAAGTSDDTFFGISALHHGPPQVPGRGDLDFSRAVLDQLYSYRPKREGIAYPLWLLTGIFGGHRFYLDRPGTGFLMLLTLGGGGLWWLVDVLLIPRMVRKFNEDQARRQFLGLAPRQLAFMPAKGETLPPEPHWAAKRRTRVRRVADSVVMMLAGGSMGAFARGFGVYEPIIAVLALIAITLLGTRWTALSNLPILRGFDRWAHRLRLFYYTNDPGGALSLAFRQVLAMFAILRKRRRAEAKLYLQFGVWFTIIFTVFDLIEAGIGGPGGFDPGSLMMDYFQTFFATYAFAAPIGAVLNKHVLLQRSDRVIWVLSGVAVLFILTGAL